The Rhodohalobacter barkolensis genome includes the window GCCGATGCGGTAATTATATCCCATTTTATGATCGATACCGTAGATTCGATCCGCCCCGCTCAGTCGGCCGAGCTCATACGCCAGTAGTTCAACTTCAGAGGGATTTTCGAAGGTCATATCCGGATTATCTCTGTACTGCTGATACTCTTCTTGAATGGATTCGTTTTGCGTGGGCTCCTGCTCCACAATGATTACAGTAGGATCAAAATCAGCCAGTTTTTCAGCAATTGTATGAACCCGCTGTTGATTCTTACGGTCGTTTTCATCGAACTCCGTTTTATTGGCATCGGTGGTAAAACCCATGTGGAAAGTTCCAAAATTGAGCACCTCAATCTTGTCAGATCCCTGTTGATCGATAGGTTCTTTTTGATTTGAAGTGTCCGGATTGTAGGGGTAGAATGAAAATAGGATAACTGTTCCGAGTAGAAATGAAACTAACTTTAGATACTTCATATCGAGTGTATGTTTTTAATGAACAATTTCAATGAATATTGAGAATTCAGATTAGACGATTTTCTCAAATTGATCTGTTCCATACATTAACCTACGAGAATTAGGATCAATCGTTACATTCATTATTATGGGCAGTGAATTGGGGAGAAAACGATAAAATTGAGAGACAGGGGGCAGAGATCTCGGCGTTAACATTAAACTACTATACAAAATGCCACATTAAGATCACCATTCTATAATGGGACAATTTAAAAAAAAAAACACTTTTCTACGGTGACGGAAGCATAAACGGG containing:
- a CDS encoding DUF5694 domain-containing protein is translated as MKYLKLVSFLLGTVILFSFYPYNPDTSNQKEPIDQQGSDKIEVLNFGTFHMGFTTDANKTEFDENDRKNQQRVHTIAEKLADFDPTVIIVEQEPTQNESIQEEYQQYRDNPDMTFENPSEVELLAYELGRLSGADRIYGIDHKMGYNYRIGQQIDNQVDPEWYNRYYEDPLSFHPSIDVNRDTLSLQKKLELMNKDEFLNFLITVNADMLSHAGTTDGFEGADEAAKYYQRNLRMYSNLNRLDLNSDDRVFILMGASHTAFFRDFMRGDPKFEMVDTFQFLKE